One region of Osmia lignaria lignaria isolate PbOS001 chromosome 7, iyOsmLign1, whole genome shotgun sequence genomic DNA includes:
- the LOC117604256 gene encoding DIS3-like exonuclease 2 isoform X4 — MYIRMSGTYKIEIMSKESNFSDSGSRKQCVPPVKVAYKNNHYESEAMPQCSRLQQETINCKDNRKNVAKQTSKQKTQNGRKTKKKKKKQNEKENPSIVYSEETKENETDFKKSKSLKEKETFPKYIPTSKIDEILMLKNSMDVQYVEGYLRINSRYNKHAYLSLFDDQCDLLIIGIRDRNRALDGDFVVARINPPEKWRTHQGQIQKTGIVICIREKIHPRKAVGCLRQRDSSIFFYPRDQRVPLIKIYRESLERFAADLNSCDDTLYLAVLTNWVKPQFAFGKIEKVVGSIGDVEVESNAILLEHDLDVTPYSLDAIEGLPNSDYSLTEDDLKDREDWRDECVFTIDPATAVDLDDAVSCKILENKNYEIGVHIADVTHFLDFASPLDVQVSKRATTIYMADNVYHMLPKQLCQVCSLLPGQDKLAFSVIWEMTEDAKIVSHRFAKTVIRSCCQMAYQHAQIFIENPEKNWPKDFLSISGNFTPDDLSRKVNILNNLAVQMRNKRFENGALRIDQPKLHVTIDRTTRLPVSYSIEEQRDSNRIAAICNIKKYNAKMAQERSSELYFTYLVDLNGPMITIGIVLNVTENFIDVILCHVGIKLRISLSELRSSADIEYSSEYSVPTIRISWKETSASQVINVFTLLYLQVEKHPEFFQLIGTILPPNEEEIES, encoded by the exons ATGTATATTCGAATGAGTGGtacatataaaattgaaattatgtcAAAAGAGTCAAATTTCTCAGATTCTGGTAGTAGGAAGCAATGTGTACCTCCTGTAAAAGTTGCTTATAAAAATAATCACTACGAAAGTGAGGCAATGCCTCAGTGCTCACGACTCCAACAGGAGAcaataaattgtaaggataatCGCAAGAATGTTGCTAAACAAACTTCCAAACAG AAAACCCAGAATGgtcgcaaaacaaaaaagaaaaagaagaagcaaaatgaaaaagaaaatccaagTATAGTTTATTCTGAGGAGaccaaagaaaatgaaactgatTTTAAAAAATCGAAATCCTTGAAAGAAAAGGAGACATTTCCAAAATATATACCTACAAGTAAAATCGATGAGATTTTAATGCTCAAAAATTCAATGGATGTACAGTATGTAGAAGGATATCTGCGTATTAATTCTAGATATAATAAGCATGCTTATTTATCTTTATTCGACGATCAGTGCGACCTACTGATAATTGGTATAAGAGACCGAAATCGTGCTTTGGACGGAGACTTTGTTGTAGCTCGTATAAATCCTCCAGAAAAATGGCGTACGCATCAAGGACAGATACAGAAAACAGGCATTGTTATTTGTATAAGAGAAAAAATACATCCAAGGAAAGCGGTTGGATGCTTAAGACAAAGGGATTCGTCCATATTTTTTTATCCTAGAGATCAACGCGTTCCGTTGATTAAAATATATCGGGAATCGTTGGAACGATTCGCCGCAGATTTAAACAGTTGCGatgatacattatatctcgCTGTTTTAACTAACTGGGTGAAGCCTCAATTTGCGTTTGG aaaaattgaaaaagtagTCGGAAGTATAGGCGATGTAGAAGTTGAGTCTAATGCAATATTACTTGAACATGATTTGGATGTAACACCATACAGTCTTGATGCAATAGAAGGACTTCCTAACAGCGACTATTCATTGACAGAGGATGATTTAAAAGATAGAGAAGATTGGAGAGACGAATGCGTGTTTACCATAGATCCGGCCACAGCAGTTGATTTAGATGATGCGGTTTCttgcaaaattttagaaaataaaaattatgaa ATCGGTGTACATATAGCGGACGTTACTCATTTCCTTGATTTTGCATCACCGTTGGATGTCCAAGTTTCAAAACGAGCAACAACCATTTACATGGCGGATAATGTATACCATATGTTACCAAAACAATTGTGCCAAGTATGTTCCCTACTACCAGGCCAAGATAAACTAGCTTTCTCCGTTATTTGGGAAATGACAGAAGATGCTAAAATTGTCAGTCATCGTTTCGCTAAAACTGTAATAAGGTCGTGTTGTCAAATGGCGTATCAACATGCACAGATATTCATTGAAAATCCAGAAAAAAATTGGCCTAAAGATTTCTTAAGTATAAGCGGAAATTTTACTCCTGACGATTTATCGAGAAAagtaaacattttaaataatttagccGTTCAGATGCGTAATAAAAGGTTTGAAAATGGAGCGCTACGAATAGATCAACCTAAATTGCATGTTACAATTGATAGGACCACGCGTTTACCAGTATCGTACAGTATAGAAGAACAGCGAGACAGTAACAg AATAGCAGCAATTTGTAACATCAAAAAGTATAATGCAAAAATGGCTCAAGAACGTAGCAGTGAATTGTACTTTACGTACTTAGTGGACTTGAACGGTCCTATGATCACTATAGGCATCGTGTTGAACGTAACAGAAAATTTTATAGACGTTATACTATGCCATGTTGGTATAAAGTTAAGGATTTCTCTTTCAGAGTTACGGAGTTCGGCGGATATTGAATATTCTTCAGAGTATTCAGTTCCGACGATACGTATTTCTTGGAAAGAAACGTCTGCTAGTCag GTAATAAATGTTTTTACTTTATTGTATTTGCAAGTTGAAAAGCATCCCGAGTTTTTTCAACTGATCGGTACCATTCTACCACCGAATGAGGAGGAAATAGAATCGTAA
- the LOC117604256 gene encoding DIS3-like exonuclease 2 isoform X2, producing MPQCSRLQQETINCKDNRKNVAKQTSKQKTQNGRKTKKKKKKQNEKENPSIVYSEETKENETDFKKSKSLKEKETFPKYIPTSKIDEILMLKNSMDVQYVEGYLRINSRYNKHAYLSLFDDQCDLLIIGIRDRNRALDGDFVVARINPPEKWRTHQGQIQKTGIVICIREKIHPRKAVGCLRQRDSSIFFYPRDQRVPLIKIYRESLERFAADLNSCDDTLYLAVLTNWVKPQFAFGKIEKVVGSIGDVEVESNAILLEHDLDVTPYSLDAIEGLPNSDYSLTEDDLKDREDWRDECVFTIDPATAVDLDDAVSCKILENKNYEIGVHIADVTHFLDFASPLDVQVSKRATTIYMADNVYHMLPKQLCQVCSLLPGQDKLAFSVIWEMTEDAKIVSHRFAKTVIRSCCQMAYQHAQIFIENPEKNWPKDFLSISGNFTPDDLSRKVNILNNLAVQMRNKRFENGALRIDQPKLHVTIDRTTRLPVSYSIEEQRDSNRLIEEFMLLANMTVATHLYDTIPETALLRNHREPSQRVLNTTKETLQRFGIHLDVKSSASLHASIKLYEEEIDFQSNESKTMTKYRMMVINSLCSKAMARATYKCSSTVNTEDDLKHYALNVALYTHFTSPIRRYSDCVVHRLLYWTMQNVTLPEKWSEKLCKEIAAICNIKKYNAKMAQERSSELYFTYLVDLNGPMITIGIVLNVTENFIDVILCHVGIKLRISLSELRSSADIEYSSEYSVPTIRISWKETSASQVINVFTLLYLQVEKHPEFFQLIGTILPPNEEEIES from the exons ATGCCTCAGTGCTCACGACTCCAACAGGAGAcaataaattgtaaggataatCGCAAGAATGTTGCTAAACAAACTTCCAAACAG AAAACCCAGAATGgtcgcaaaacaaaaaagaaaaagaagaagcaaaatgaaaaagaaaatccaagTATAGTTTATTCTGAGGAGaccaaagaaaatgaaactgatTTTAAAAAATCGAAATCCTTGAAAGAAAAGGAGACATTTCCAAAATATATACCTACAAGTAAAATCGATGAGATTTTAATGCTCAAAAATTCAATGGATGTACAGTATGTAGAAGGATATCTGCGTATTAATTCTAGATATAATAAGCATGCTTATTTATCTTTATTCGACGATCAGTGCGACCTACTGATAATTGGTATAAGAGACCGAAATCGTGCTTTGGACGGAGACTTTGTTGTAGCTCGTATAAATCCTCCAGAAAAATGGCGTACGCATCAAGGACAGATACAGAAAACAGGCATTGTTATTTGTATAAGAGAAAAAATACATCCAAGGAAAGCGGTTGGATGCTTAAGACAAAGGGATTCGTCCATATTTTTTTATCCTAGAGATCAACGCGTTCCGTTGATTAAAATATATCGGGAATCGTTGGAACGATTCGCCGCAGATTTAAACAGTTGCGatgatacattatatctcgCTGTTTTAACTAACTGGGTGAAGCCTCAATTTGCGTTTGG aaaaattgaaaaagtagTCGGAAGTATAGGCGATGTAGAAGTTGAGTCTAATGCAATATTACTTGAACATGATTTGGATGTAACACCATACAGTCTTGATGCAATAGAAGGACTTCCTAACAGCGACTATTCATTGACAGAGGATGATTTAAAAGATAGAGAAGATTGGAGAGACGAATGCGTGTTTACCATAGATCCGGCCACAGCAGTTGATTTAGATGATGCGGTTTCttgcaaaattttagaaaataaaaattatgaa ATCGGTGTACATATAGCGGACGTTACTCATTTCCTTGATTTTGCATCACCGTTGGATGTCCAAGTTTCAAAACGAGCAACAACCATTTACATGGCGGATAATGTATACCATATGTTACCAAAACAATTGTGCCAAGTATGTTCCCTACTACCAGGCCAAGATAAACTAGCTTTCTCCGTTATTTGGGAAATGACAGAAGATGCTAAAATTGTCAGTCATCGTTTCGCTAAAACTGTAATAAGGTCGTGTTGTCAAATGGCGTATCAACATGCACAGATATTCATTGAAAATCCAGAAAAAAATTGGCCTAAAGATTTCTTAAGTATAAGCGGAAATTTTACTCCTGACGATTTATCGAGAAAagtaaacattttaaataatttagccGTTCAGATGCGTAATAAAAGGTTTGAAAATGGAGCGCTACGAATAGATCAACCTAAATTGCATGTTACAATTGATAGGACCACGCGTTTACCAGTATCGTACAGTATAGAAGAACAGCGAGACAGTAACAg ACTTATAGAAGAATTTATGTTGTTAGCTAACATGACGGTTGCCACTCATTTGTATGATACCATTCCCGAAACCGCTTTGCTACGTAATCATAGAGAACCATCGCAGCGTGTTCTCAATACGACCAAAGAAACTCTGCAAAGATTTGGAATTCATTTGGACGTTAAATCGTCCGCTTCCTTGCATGCCAGTATCAAACTTTACGAAGAAGAGATAGATTTTCAAAGTAACGAGTCTAAAACTATGACGAAGTACAGAATGATGGTCATCAACAGTCTTTGTTCCAAAGCTATGGCA CGTGCGACTTACAAGTGTTCCTCGACTGTTAACACAGAGGACGACTTGAAGCATTACGCTTTAAATGTGGCCCTTTACACGCATTTTACTTCTCCGATTAGACGGTATTCGGATTGTGTAGTACATCGTTTGCTATATTGGACTATGCAAAACGTAACATTGCCCGAAAAATGGTCGGAAAAATTGTGCAAAGA AATAGCAGCAATTTGTAACATCAAAAAGTATAATGCAAAAATGGCTCAAGAACGTAGCAGTGAATTGTACTTTACGTACTTAGTGGACTTGAACGGTCCTATGATCACTATAGGCATCGTGTTGAACGTAACAGAAAATTTTATAGACGTTATACTATGCCATGTTGGTATAAAGTTAAGGATTTCTCTTTCAGAGTTACGGAGTTCGGCGGATATTGAATATTCTTCAGAGTATTCAGTTCCGACGATACGTATTTCTTGGAAAGAAACGTCTGCTAGTCag GTAATAAATGTTTTTACTTTATTGTATTTGCAAGTTGAAAAGCATCCCGAGTTTTTTCAACTGATCGGTACCATTCTACCACCGAATGAGGAGGAAATAGAATCGTAA
- the LOC117604256 gene encoding DIS3-like exonuclease 2 isoform X5, with amino-acid sequence MYKKWRTHQGQIQKTGIVICIREKIHPRKAVGCLRQRDSSIFFYPRDQRVPLIKIYRESLERFAADLNSCDDTLYLAVLTNWVKPQFAFGKIEKVVGSIGDVEVESNAILLEHDLDVTPYSLDAIEGLPNSDYSLTEDDLKDREDWRDECVFTIDPATAVDLDDAVSCKILENKNYEIGVHIADVTHFLDFASPLDVQVSKRATTIYMADNVYHMLPKQLCQVCSLLPGQDKLAFSVIWEMTEDAKIVSHRFAKTVIRSCCQMAYQHAQIFIENPEKNWPKDFLSISGNFTPDDLSRKVNILNNLAVQMRNKRFENGALRIDQPKLHVTIDRTTRLPVSYSIEEQRDSNRLIEEFMLLANMTVATHLYDTIPETALLRNHREPSQRVLNTTKETLQRFGIHLDVKSSASLHASIKLYEEEIDFQSNESKTMTKYRMMVINSLCSKAMARATYKCSSTVNTEDDLKHYALNVALYTHFTSPIRRYSDCVVHRLLYWTMQNVTLPEKWSEKLCKEIAAICNIKKYNAKMAQERSSELYFTYLVDLNGPMITIGIVLNVTENFIDVILCHVGIKLRISLSELRSSADIEYSSEYSVPTIRISWKETSASQVINVFTLLYLQVEKHPEFFQLIGTILPPNEEEIES; translated from the exons ATGTACA AAAAATGGCGTACGCATCAAGGACAGATACAGAAAACAGGCATTGTTATTTGTATAAGAGAAAAAATACATCCAAGGAAAGCGGTTGGATGCTTAAGACAAAGGGATTCGTCCATATTTTTTTATCCTAGAGATCAACGCGTTCCGTTGATTAAAATATATCGGGAATCGTTGGAACGATTCGCCGCAGATTTAAACAGTTGCGatgatacattatatctcgCTGTTTTAACTAACTGGGTGAAGCCTCAATTTGCGTTTGG aaaaattgaaaaagtagTCGGAAGTATAGGCGATGTAGAAGTTGAGTCTAATGCAATATTACTTGAACATGATTTGGATGTAACACCATACAGTCTTGATGCAATAGAAGGACTTCCTAACAGCGACTATTCATTGACAGAGGATGATTTAAAAGATAGAGAAGATTGGAGAGACGAATGCGTGTTTACCATAGATCCGGCCACAGCAGTTGATTTAGATGATGCGGTTTCttgcaaaattttagaaaataaaaattatgaa ATCGGTGTACATATAGCGGACGTTACTCATTTCCTTGATTTTGCATCACCGTTGGATGTCCAAGTTTCAAAACGAGCAACAACCATTTACATGGCGGATAATGTATACCATATGTTACCAAAACAATTGTGCCAAGTATGTTCCCTACTACCAGGCCAAGATAAACTAGCTTTCTCCGTTATTTGGGAAATGACAGAAGATGCTAAAATTGTCAGTCATCGTTTCGCTAAAACTGTAATAAGGTCGTGTTGTCAAATGGCGTATCAACATGCACAGATATTCATTGAAAATCCAGAAAAAAATTGGCCTAAAGATTTCTTAAGTATAAGCGGAAATTTTACTCCTGACGATTTATCGAGAAAagtaaacattttaaataatttagccGTTCAGATGCGTAATAAAAGGTTTGAAAATGGAGCGCTACGAATAGATCAACCTAAATTGCATGTTACAATTGATAGGACCACGCGTTTACCAGTATCGTACAGTATAGAAGAACAGCGAGACAGTAACAg ACTTATAGAAGAATTTATGTTGTTAGCTAACATGACGGTTGCCACTCATTTGTATGATACCATTCCCGAAACCGCTTTGCTACGTAATCATAGAGAACCATCGCAGCGTGTTCTCAATACGACCAAAGAAACTCTGCAAAGATTTGGAATTCATTTGGACGTTAAATCGTCCGCTTCCTTGCATGCCAGTATCAAACTTTACGAAGAAGAGATAGATTTTCAAAGTAACGAGTCTAAAACTATGACGAAGTACAGAATGATGGTCATCAACAGTCTTTGTTCCAAAGCTATGGCA CGTGCGACTTACAAGTGTTCCTCGACTGTTAACACAGAGGACGACTTGAAGCATTACGCTTTAAATGTGGCCCTTTACACGCATTTTACTTCTCCGATTAGACGGTATTCGGATTGTGTAGTACATCGTTTGCTATATTGGACTATGCAAAACGTAACATTGCCCGAAAAATGGTCGGAAAAATTGTGCAAAGA AATAGCAGCAATTTGTAACATCAAAAAGTATAATGCAAAAATGGCTCAAGAACGTAGCAGTGAATTGTACTTTACGTACTTAGTGGACTTGAACGGTCCTATGATCACTATAGGCATCGTGTTGAACGTAACAGAAAATTTTATAGACGTTATACTATGCCATGTTGGTATAAAGTTAAGGATTTCTCTTTCAGAGTTACGGAGTTCGGCGGATATTGAATATTCTTCAGAGTATTCAGTTCCGACGATACGTATTTCTTGGAAAGAAACGTCTGCTAGTCag GTAATAAATGTTTTTACTTTATTGTATTTGCAAGTTGAAAAGCATCCCGAGTTTTTTCAACTGATCGGTACCATTCTACCACCGAATGAGGAGGAAATAGAATCGTAA
- the LOC117604256 gene encoding DIS3-like exonuclease 2 isoform X1, translating to MYIRMSGTYKIEIMSKESNFSDSGSRKQCVPPVKVAYKNNHYESEAMPQCSRLQQETINCKDNRKNVAKQTSKQKTQNGRKTKKKKKKQNEKENPSIVYSEETKENETDFKKSKSLKEKETFPKYIPTSKIDEILMLKNSMDVQYVEGYLRINSRYNKHAYLSLFDDQCDLLIIGIRDRNRALDGDFVVARINPPEKWRTHQGQIQKTGIVICIREKIHPRKAVGCLRQRDSSIFFYPRDQRVPLIKIYRESLERFAADLNSCDDTLYLAVLTNWVKPQFAFGKIEKVVGSIGDVEVESNAILLEHDLDVTPYSLDAIEGLPNSDYSLTEDDLKDREDWRDECVFTIDPATAVDLDDAVSCKILENKNYEIGVHIADVTHFLDFASPLDVQVSKRATTIYMADNVYHMLPKQLCQVCSLLPGQDKLAFSVIWEMTEDAKIVSHRFAKTVIRSCCQMAYQHAQIFIENPEKNWPKDFLSISGNFTPDDLSRKVNILNNLAVQMRNKRFENGALRIDQPKLHVTIDRTTRLPVSYSIEEQRDSNRLIEEFMLLANMTVATHLYDTIPETALLRNHREPSQRVLNTTKETLQRFGIHLDVKSSASLHASIKLYEEEIDFQSNESKTMTKYRMMVINSLCSKAMARATYKCSSTVNTEDDLKHYALNVALYTHFTSPIRRYSDCVVHRLLYWTMQNVTLPEKWSEKLCKEIAAICNIKKYNAKMAQERSSELYFTYLVDLNGPMITIGIVLNVTENFIDVILCHVGIKLRISLSELRSSADIEYSSEYSVPTIRISWKETSASQVINVFTLLYLQVEKHPEFFQLIGTILPPNEEEIES from the exons ATGTATATTCGAATGAGTGGtacatataaaattgaaattatgtcAAAAGAGTCAAATTTCTCAGATTCTGGTAGTAGGAAGCAATGTGTACCTCCTGTAAAAGTTGCTTATAAAAATAATCACTACGAAAGTGAGGCAATGCCTCAGTGCTCACGACTCCAACAGGAGAcaataaattgtaaggataatCGCAAGAATGTTGCTAAACAAACTTCCAAACAG AAAACCCAGAATGgtcgcaaaacaaaaaagaaaaagaagaagcaaaatgaaaaagaaaatccaagTATAGTTTATTCTGAGGAGaccaaagaaaatgaaactgatTTTAAAAAATCGAAATCCTTGAAAGAAAAGGAGACATTTCCAAAATATATACCTACAAGTAAAATCGATGAGATTTTAATGCTCAAAAATTCAATGGATGTACAGTATGTAGAAGGATATCTGCGTATTAATTCTAGATATAATAAGCATGCTTATTTATCTTTATTCGACGATCAGTGCGACCTACTGATAATTGGTATAAGAGACCGAAATCGTGCTTTGGACGGAGACTTTGTTGTAGCTCGTATAAATCCTCCAGAAAAATGGCGTACGCATCAAGGACAGATACAGAAAACAGGCATTGTTATTTGTATAAGAGAAAAAATACATCCAAGGAAAGCGGTTGGATGCTTAAGACAAAGGGATTCGTCCATATTTTTTTATCCTAGAGATCAACGCGTTCCGTTGATTAAAATATATCGGGAATCGTTGGAACGATTCGCCGCAGATTTAAACAGTTGCGatgatacattatatctcgCTGTTTTAACTAACTGGGTGAAGCCTCAATTTGCGTTTGG aaaaattgaaaaagtagTCGGAAGTATAGGCGATGTAGAAGTTGAGTCTAATGCAATATTACTTGAACATGATTTGGATGTAACACCATACAGTCTTGATGCAATAGAAGGACTTCCTAACAGCGACTATTCATTGACAGAGGATGATTTAAAAGATAGAGAAGATTGGAGAGACGAATGCGTGTTTACCATAGATCCGGCCACAGCAGTTGATTTAGATGATGCGGTTTCttgcaaaattttagaaaataaaaattatgaa ATCGGTGTACATATAGCGGACGTTACTCATTTCCTTGATTTTGCATCACCGTTGGATGTCCAAGTTTCAAAACGAGCAACAACCATTTACATGGCGGATAATGTATACCATATGTTACCAAAACAATTGTGCCAAGTATGTTCCCTACTACCAGGCCAAGATAAACTAGCTTTCTCCGTTATTTGGGAAATGACAGAAGATGCTAAAATTGTCAGTCATCGTTTCGCTAAAACTGTAATAAGGTCGTGTTGTCAAATGGCGTATCAACATGCACAGATATTCATTGAAAATCCAGAAAAAAATTGGCCTAAAGATTTCTTAAGTATAAGCGGAAATTTTACTCCTGACGATTTATCGAGAAAagtaaacattttaaataatttagccGTTCAGATGCGTAATAAAAGGTTTGAAAATGGAGCGCTACGAATAGATCAACCTAAATTGCATGTTACAATTGATAGGACCACGCGTTTACCAGTATCGTACAGTATAGAAGAACAGCGAGACAGTAACAg ACTTATAGAAGAATTTATGTTGTTAGCTAACATGACGGTTGCCACTCATTTGTATGATACCATTCCCGAAACCGCTTTGCTACGTAATCATAGAGAACCATCGCAGCGTGTTCTCAATACGACCAAAGAAACTCTGCAAAGATTTGGAATTCATTTGGACGTTAAATCGTCCGCTTCCTTGCATGCCAGTATCAAACTTTACGAAGAAGAGATAGATTTTCAAAGTAACGAGTCTAAAACTATGACGAAGTACAGAATGATGGTCATCAACAGTCTTTGTTCCAAAGCTATGGCA CGTGCGACTTACAAGTGTTCCTCGACTGTTAACACAGAGGACGACTTGAAGCATTACGCTTTAAATGTGGCCCTTTACACGCATTTTACTTCTCCGATTAGACGGTATTCGGATTGTGTAGTACATCGTTTGCTATATTGGACTATGCAAAACGTAACATTGCCCGAAAAATGGTCGGAAAAATTGTGCAAAGA AATAGCAGCAATTTGTAACATCAAAAAGTATAATGCAAAAATGGCTCAAGAACGTAGCAGTGAATTGTACTTTACGTACTTAGTGGACTTGAACGGTCCTATGATCACTATAGGCATCGTGTTGAACGTAACAGAAAATTTTATAGACGTTATACTATGCCATGTTGGTATAAAGTTAAGGATTTCTCTTTCAGAGTTACGGAGTTCGGCGGATATTGAATATTCTTCAGAGTATTCAGTTCCGACGATACGTATTTCTTGGAAAGAAACGTCTGCTAGTCag GTAATAAATGTTTTTACTTTATTGTATTTGCAAGTTGAAAAGCATCCCGAGTTTTTTCAACTGATCGGTACCATTCTACCACCGAATGAGGAGGAAATAGAATCGTAA